The following proteins come from a genomic window of Pseudomonadota bacterium:
- a CDS encoding TonB family protein: MSDQLTAETTIKDRMATTIFVAVVFHGIVILGISFAPVLPTDQPYRPSLQVALLINSTDDKDPREAEYQAQSSQAGSGTNSESSVPTTPLPAPASLPQDGMPGGRDLDFADPGSRTQQREVLASRAENERKVSTVPDPSEQPELMRQRPTDRQQNDLSLDVIVDIDENAQLKGTRELLITADTTTSDIAVYLDSWKRKIEKVGTLNYPGNANGARNPTLEVVVQSDGLLREIVVLRSSGQRHLDEAALRTLRLAAPFDPFPDELRKKYDVVRFAYEWQFIAGE, from the coding sequence ATGAGCGATCAACTGACGGCAGAGACCACGATCAAGGACAGGATGGCCACGACCATTTTTGTCGCCGTCGTTTTCCACGGCATCGTCATCCTCGGTATCAGCTTTGCGCCTGTGCTGCCAACCGACCAGCCTTACCGGCCATCGCTGCAGGTCGCTTTACTGATTAATTCGACGGATGACAAGGATCCGCGCGAAGCGGAATACCAGGCGCAATCCAGCCAGGCCGGCAGCGGCACCAATTCCGAATCGAGCGTACCGACAACCCCGTTACCAGCCCCGGCGAGCCTGCCGCAGGATGGCATGCCCGGCGGCAGGGATCTCGATTTTGCCGATCCCGGCTCACGCACCCAGCAACGCGAAGTCCTGGCCAGCCGCGCCGAAAACGAGCGCAAGGTGAGTACGGTGCCGGACCCGAGCGAGCAGCCGGAGCTGATGCGCCAACGCCCAACCGATCGGCAACAGAATGACTTGAGCCTGGATGTCATCGTCGATATCGATGAAAACGCGCAACTCAAAGGCACTCGGGAGCTGCTCATTACAGCCGATACAACCACCTCCGATATCGCCGTTTACCTGGACTCATGGAAACGCAAGATCGAAAAAGTCGGCACATTGAACTACCCGGGGAATGCCAACGGCGCACGCAACCCCACGCTGGAGGTCGTTGTTCAGTCGGACGGGCTGTTGCGCGAGATCGTGGTCTTAAGATCCTCCGGCCAGCGACACCTGGATGAAGCTGCGCTGCGGACCCTGCGCCTGGCGGCGCCATTCGACCCGTTCCCGGACGAGTTGAGAAAGAAGTACGATGTCGTCCGCTTCGCCTATGAGTGGCAATTCATCGCCGGCGAGTAG